In Formosa haliotis, the sequence ACTGTTCGGACACGGATCAGGTTCGTGTAATAGTTCAAGCTATTTCTATTGAAGCCGATGCTGGAGACGATCAAACAATTTGTGAAGGTGAAACCGTAACCTTAACTGCAAGCGGCGGATCATCTTTCATCTGGAATACAGGTGAAACGTCAAAAAGCATCACGGTTAGTCCAAAATCTACAACCACTTATTCAGTAGAAGTAAAAGAAGGCTCAGCCACAGCCACAGCAGAAGTAACGGTAAATGTAAATGCTTTACCAACAGCCAATGCAGGTGCGAATCAAACAATCGAGCAAGGCGAAAGTGTAACCCTTAGTGCAACTGGTGGAAGCCGATACAAGTGGAATACCGGAGCAACGACTCAAAACATCACAGTAAGTCCGAACACGACAACAACCTATACGGTTGAGGTGTTTAATGAGAACGACTGTTCGGACACGGATCAGGTTCGTGTAATAGTTCAAGCTATTTCTATTGAAGCCGATGCTGGAGACGATCAAACAATTTGTGAAGGTGAAACCGTAACCTTAACTGCAAGCGGCGGATCATCTTTCATCTGGAATACAGGTGAAACGTCAAAAAGCATCACGGTTAGTCCAAAATCTACAACCACTTATTCAGTAGAAGTAAAAGAAGGCTCAGTTACCGCCACAGCAGAAGTAACGATAAATGTAAACGCTTTACCAACAGCCAATGCAGGCGCGAATCAAACTATCGAGCAAGGCGAAAGTGTTACCCTTAGTGCTACTGGCGGAAGCCGTTACAAGTGGAATACCGGAGCAACAACTCAAAACATCACAGTTAGCCCGAACACAACAACAACCTATACGGTTGAGGTGTTTAATGCGAACGACTGTTCCGATACCGATCAGGTAAGAGTTACGGTAAACGCTACAAAACTAGAAGCTGATGCTGGAGACGATCAAACCATTTGTGAAGGCGAAACAGTAACCTTAACTGCAAGTGGTGGATCAGCATACATCTGGAATACAGGAGAGACTTCAAAGAGTATAACGGTAAGTCCAAAATCTACAACCACATATTCAGTAGAAGTAAAAGAAGGCTCAGCCACAGCCACAGCAGAAGTAACGGTAAACGTAAACGCTTTACCAACAGCCAATGCAGGCGCGAATCAAACTATCGAGCAAGGCGAAAGTGTTACCCTTAGTGCTACTGGCGGAAGCCGTTACAAGTGGAATACCGGAGCAACAACTCAAAACATCACAGTTAGTCCGAACACGACAACAACCTATACGGTTGAGGTGTTTAATGCTAATGATTGTTCGGATACGGATCAGGTAAGAGTTACGGTAAACGCAACAAAACTAGAAGCTGATGCTGGAGACGATCAAACGATATGTGAAGGGGAAACCGTAACTTTAACTGCAAGCGGCGGATCATCATTCATCTGGAATACAGGTGAAACGTCAAAAAGCATCACGGTTAGTCCAAAATCTACAACGACCTATTCAGTAGAAGTAAAAGAAGGCTCAGCCACAGCTACAGCAGAAGTAACGATAAATGTAAACGCTTTACCAACAGCCAATGCAGGCGCGAATCAAACTATCGAGCAAGGCGAAAGTGTAACCCTTAGTGCAACTGGTGGAAGCCGATACAAGTGGAATACCGGAGCAACAACTCAAAATATAACTGTTAGTCCGAACACGACAACCACCTATACGGTTGAGGTGTTTAATGCGAACGACTGTTCCGATACCGATCAGGTAAGAGTTACGGTAAACGCTACAAAACTGGAAGCTGATGCTGGAGACGATCAAACCATTTGTGAAGGCGAAACAGTAACCTTAACTGCAAGCGGCGGATCATCTTTCATCTGGAATACAGGCGAAACATCAAAGAGCATCACGGTAAGTCCAAAATCTACAACGACCTATTCAGTAGAAGTAAAAGAAGGGTCAGCGACAGCCACAGCAGAAGTAACGGTAAATGTAAATGCTTTACCAACAGCCAATGCAGGTGCGAATCAAACTATCGAGCAAGGCGAAAGTGTAACCCTTAGTGCAACTGGTGGAAGCCGATACAAGTGGAATACCGGAGCAACGACTCAAAACATCACAGTTAGTCCGAACACGACAACAACCTATACGGTAGAAGTGTTTAATGCGAACGACTGTTCAGATACCGATCAGGTAAGAGTTACGGTAAACGCTACAAAACTAGAAGCTGATGCTGGAGACGATCAAACAATTTGTGAAGGCGAAACCGTAACCTTAACCGCAAGTGGCGGATCATCATTCATCTGGAATACAGGCGAAACGTCAAAGAGTATTACGGTTAGTCCAAAATCTACAACGACTTATTCTGTTGAGGTGGCAAATGCAACGTCAAGAGCTACTGCAGAGGTGACAGTTAACGTTTATGCCATGCCAATTGCAGATGCCGGTTCAGACCAAACTATTTTAGAAGGGGAAAGTGTTATTTTAACAGCTTCAGGAGGTGCTTCTTATCTATGGAATACGGGGCAAACTACACAAAGTATTGAGGTTAGTCCAAGTCAAACGACCTTATTTAGTGTAGAGGTATCTAATGAAGGAGGTTGTGCTAGTTCAGACGATGTTGTTGTAACTGTTGAATCTCTTAAAGATGAAGGCGAGAGTTTAATACCAGAAAAACTTGACTTTGAATTTAGTGTGTATCCAAATCCAACTTCAGATATTTTAAATATAAAAATTGCTGGATTGGAGCATTCATCACCAGTTCAAATTTATGATATGTCTGGAAAAGTATTGTATAACGAGGTGATAGAATCTGATGGAAGTTTAATGAAAAAAACGATAGACTTATCATCTTATCCAAAAGGATTCTATATGTTAACCTTATATAGATATGGTAGACCAATTTCCAAAAAAATAGTCTTGAAATAAAAGAACGATTATTATAAATGTAAAAAACCGTCTAAATCTATTATGATATTAGACGGTTTTTTTATGAATCATTTTAATTCTTAATCCTTAAATGGTGCCTTGTAATTTGGGCTATCCTATGTCATTTTACTTTGAAGGCTTTCTTCTTAAAAATAGAATTATTATCGTAAATAGGAGACAAAATGGAATAACAAACATAACCATTGTAAGTCCTCCTGCAAGGGCGCCTTCAGAAAAAAGTAAGCTTAATAAGCTAAAAGCTAAAACTATAGGGTATAGCCAAACCAACCAAACATACTTCATATTAAACTGCTTAGAAAAATAAAGAATTATAGCTGGTGCCAGAAGTGGAATTTGTACGAGTACAGCGTTTAGAAGTTCTGTTTCGAGAGATTCGTTAAAATCGAATCCTTTACTTATTCGGAAAGCATTATAAATTTGATAAGCAAAAAATAGTAAGGATATAATTCCTCCTATAATTCCTGCGTTTTTTACTTGTTTCATGAGTGGTTAGTTTAAAGATGTTTATTCAAATATAGCTAAAATTCGATTAGATTAAGAAATCGAACTTTTAAGTCTAGTTCGTTATAATCCGTCTACATTAGAAATTAAGAGTATAATTGAAATAATTATAAAAAACAAAAGCGACTTTGAATTAACAAAGCCGCTTTCTAAATAACAAGACCAAAATTGAAAACTGACAAACTATTTCGGCTTGTATTAGTGCAACACATACTGATATTGAAGTACGCACATATATTTTCTATCTGTTTGTTTGTGGGTGATATTCGAGAATATTGGACGGTTTTGTACATCTAAGCTCAACTTAGAATGATGTCCTTTTAAATACCAATTGATGCCTAAATTACCAATAATCATTTCAGATTTTAAGGCGTCAAAATTACTGGTCTGCATAACCATATAAGGCTCTAGTTGTCCCCAATCTTCATGTTTTCCCATTTTATTAAAGAGGACTCCAAAATGGCTATATAAACTTTGTCCAGTTCCTAAAACAGGATAAGAGTTTCCTGTACCATTTAAAATGTTTGCACTGTTGTCGAAACTGTAAGCCGGATTGTTTACACCAATATTTCTTAAATAATTTGGCCCAAGATCATAATTAAAATAGCCAAGGTAGGCATTAGTTCCTGCAACCCATTTAGACTTTATTGGGTAGTCGAAATACACATCTGCTGCCCATAATTTCATGTCATGGTAATTTGTAATATTATTATCAACCGAGTATAAAGCATCATGTTGGTATTTTGCACCAAGCCCCACAGAAAGTAATTTTTTTTGTCCCAAATAGGTTCCCGTAAAATTTGGTCCACGATTATTTTCTCTTTCTAAAAAATCATATTTAATATAAGAGGTGTATTGTATATTATTAAATTCATCTGTAAATTGAGACGTTCCGTCTTCAGGTTCCGGTGGATTGGCTCCTGTATACGAAAATTTAAAGGGCTTGATAAATACCGCTCTATAACTAAATCTGTCAATATCACCATAAAAGACTAAACTTAAATCTCTAGTAATATCGTCGGTGTAATTTAGGGTGGGTTGTGCAACTAAAGGTAAATCTGTTTGCATCATAGTCGATGTAGATGGTGCCGTAAATCGCGACAATCCATCGTAGGTCGATTTTCCAAATGCCATAGCAAAAGATTCAGAAATATCGTAAGTGCCATACAAGTCTAGAATTTTAATGTATGGAAACGTTTTACCTTTAGCATTAAAGTTGTTTTCTCCAATATTAAAATGCAATTTTACTTTGTTACCAAAATAATACGTACTTGTTAGGCGTAATCGTCTTATGGCTAGTCCAACATCGTTATTCTTGTATTCGCCAGCTTGGTTTTGGCTTCCTGGATTCCACTCGGTATATTGCGCCCAAGGTTGAATAAATCCGCCTATTTTCATTTTAATATCTGGGTTATTAAATAGTGTATAGGTAAACCGCTGTTTTTTGGAATTTACTGTAGTGGAATCTTTTGTTTGACTAAAAGTTAAAAAAGGAAAAAGTAAAAAAGAAAGTGTAAATGTAGCCGTCCAATTTAAGCGATTATGCTTTTCTGTTCTGGTAATCGCATTAATATAATTTGATTTTTTATAGCACATCTGTTAATAATTCAGTAGAAATCAATTGGTTTATAGGGTTTCTATTGTTTCACTTTTTAAGACTGCAAATTTAATTTAAGAGAGTAAGCTATGCAATGACTATTGTCATGTTTAATTGTTGTTTTATTCGTAACTTTAATGCACGTATAAGAACCTTTTAAAAATATTTAGAATACATGAAAAAGTTATTTAAAATTCTAGTACCGTTCGATTTTTCAGATACTGCAATGAATGCACTTAATTATGCAAAACAATTTGTTAAGCTAGATGGGAATTCTGAAATCATTTTACTTCATGTAGTTGAAGAAAATAGCGACCATGCCGAGGATCGACTAGAAGCTGTAAAGGCTAATGTAGAAAAGCAAAGTTTAAGTAAAGTTAAGGCTTTGGTTGTTAATGGTGAATTACAATCAACAATATTAAAAGTTGAAGAAGACGAAAAGGCTGATATTATTTTTATGGGAACGAGTTTAGTAAATCATGAAAAATTAAACACCAATACGTCAACATTTGTACTATTAGCCGACTGTCCTGTGATTGTTATTCCAATAGATTACGATAATTTTCAGATAAAAAAAATAGCCTTGGTTATAGGAGAAGATTTAATTCATAATAGTAAACTCCTTGATACTTTACTGGAAGTTGCACGACGTTTCGATGCGAAAGTAGATGTACTTACCGTTAAAAACAAAGATGGGGAGTATGGATATACTAATGAAGATGAAAAGAATGAAAACACGATATCGTATTACTTAGAAAATTTTTATTCTCAGCATGTGTTTATTGATGGTCCAGATATACCTGAAGGTATTTTTAAATATGCTAAAGAAAAGGAAATAGACCTGATAAGTATTTTACCTAGAAATCATGCCGAAGGACCAATTACCTCGGAAGGTGCTTTAACCAAAGCATTATCTCAAGTGTCTAAAATACCTTTGTTAGTAATAGATTAAATTTTTAAATTAAAATATGTTTCTGAAAGACCGTCTGTTTTAGACGGTCTTTTTGTTTTATGGATGAATTATCTAGTTGTTGAAGTTTCTTTGAATTTTTTAAAGCAGAAATGTTAAAATAAGGAGATATGGTTTGTCAAAGGATGAAATGTGTATCACTCAAATATTTATTAAGCATATCCGATTTACATGGTTAAAATAGTTTCAGATTGTATCATATAATAGTAAATTTGTGGCAAATTGTAATAAAGGTAGACTTTAAGAACGGCTACTTTAATAATAATATAAATTAAAATAGAATGAGCAAGGT encodes:
- a CDS encoding universal stress protein; this translates as MKKLFKILVPFDFSDTAMNALNYAKQFVKLDGNSEIILLHVVEENSDHAEDRLEAVKANVEKQSLSKVKALVVNGELQSTILKVEEDEKADIIFMGTSLVNHEKLNTNTSTFVLLADCPVIVIPIDYDNFQIKKIALVIGEDLIHNSKLLDTLLEVARRFDAKVDVLTVKNKDGEYGYTNEDEKNENTISYYLENFYSQHVFIDGPDIPEGIFKYAKEKEIDLISILPRNHAEGPITSEGALTKALSQVSKIPLLVID